The genomic window TTGTGCCTGGATACCTACACTCTTGAAACTGAAATTCTGGCGCTGCTTCTTCTCATAAATACTTTGGGCATCATCATACAAAACCAACAGCGAGTTAGTTTCTGGATCAACCATTTGCGTTGTCAGTTTCAACCACTCAGGTTTAAAATCATGACCCTCATCAATAATCACAGCACCATATTGTCCTGGTGCGATCACACCAGTATCAAATCCCTGAATTACTCTATGTACTAAATCCTCAACAAATGCTTCACCTCGTAAAGCTCTAGAATCTGGCAGTGCTAGTTGATGAGCTTTGAGAATATCAACGCACCAACCATGAAAGTGACGAACTTTAACAGTAGAGGTAAGGTTTTTCTCAGCTAGAGCATACCTTAATTTAGAAGCTAGAGAAACGTTGAAGCATAAACATAGTATTGGTTTGGAGTATTGTTCTGCTAAATACTGACAACGGTAGACCAGAATCAGTGTTTTTCCAGAACCAGCAACACCGTGAATCACGCGATGACCATCACCCAGACTCCGCGCTAGTTGCTCTTGTTGCAAGTCCATAATCTTAATTAAGTCATAAGCAACCTTGATCGGTTTCACTTCATGTTGTTCCAGTTCTGGATCTAACTCTGGTTCTGGGAATAAAGATAGTTGCGTACCAATCCGCAACTCTGGGAAAATGTGCCATCGGATACGGTTAATTTGGTCATATCCGAGAGTATTGCCGAAATTGTACGCCGATAAATTCCAAATTTGTTGATTAAATTCAAGAGCATCAACACTTTCGGCAATGTCATTTTTACAAATTACCAAATGTGGTTCAAAGACTTTTGTTAATTCACTTTGTTCAAAATTTTTTCTAGTAATGTTGGTAAAAACAACCCCGTAACCATAGGGTAAAATCAGCTTACCTTGATGTGGGCTACCAATTGGATAAACCAGCGTTGCGTCACGTTCCAACATTTGGCAAACTGCTAGAGCATAATTTCTTGCTTGTCGCAGTGGATTATTAACTTCTTTTATTCCTTCTTGGGTGACTAATTGAACTGAGGTTTTTGTGATGCGCTGAATATTTTCTAACTTCCAGTCTTTGACCTCTAGTATAAACAACCCATGTTCTGGATGCA from Oculatellaceae cyanobacterium includes these protein-coding regions:
- a CDS encoding 3'-5' exonuclease, producing MTSGEKRVARALENDLDDDHLLWYDVPIGKKQLHPDFIILHPEHGLFILEVKDWKLENIQRITKTSVQLVTQEGIKEVNNPLRQARNYALAVCQMLERDATLVYPIGSPHQGKLILPYGYGVVFTNITRKNFEQSELTKVFEPHLVICKNDIAESVDALEFNQQIWNLSAYNFGNTLGYDQINRIRWHIFPELRIGTQLSLFPEPELDPELEQHEVKPIKVAYDLIKIMDLQQEQLARSLGDGHRVIHGVAGSGKTLILVYRCQYLAEQYSKPILCLCFNVSLASKLRYALAEKNLTSTVKVRHFHGWCVDILKAHQLALPDSRALRGEAFVEDLVHRVIQGFDTGVIAPGQYGAVIIDEGHDFKPEWLKLTTQMVDPETNSLLVLYDDAQSIYEKKQRQNFSFKSVGIQAQGRTTIFKLNYRNTAEVLTLAYEFARVVLAPPEETEDDTPVLIQPQSAGRRGKKPELIRLPSFMQEVRYLNERVQQLHERGTAWNDMAIIYRTKFMGERIKEQFYRAQIPVEWVNATSSSRTYQPADNSIKLITMHSSKGLEFPVVFIPGLGYLPNMSENADDEARLLYVAMTRAIEQLVITYHQQSKFTEKLQLALNQIII